The DNA sequence GTTGCTGTTTGTGGTGTAATTAAAGCGAAATAATCTATGAAAGCACTGTTGTGATACTCTTCGTAGGTCTGGGAAATCCAGAATCAAGATACGAAGATACACGACATAACATTGGTTTTAAGGTAGTCGATGCACTTGTTGAAAAACTTGGAGCACGAGATATATCTAAAAATACATTTTACGGTAACCTCTACCGTACAACCTCCACCCTTTTTTTAAAACCTATCACCTATATGAACTTATCAGGCAAAAGTGTGCTTCCTGTTAAGCAATTTTTTAAACTTGATTTAGAAAATATTATTGTAGTGCATGACGATATTGACCTTCCTTTTGGTGCAGTACGTTTTAAAAGAGGAGGTGGGAATGGTGGACATAATGGGCTAAAATCCATTGATGCAACAATAGGAAAAGAGTACTTTCGGGTTCGTATTGGTGTGGGTAGACCAGAATACAAATCACAGATAGCTGAGTATGTATTGCATGACTTTAATCAAAAGGAGGCACA is a window from the Sulfurovum sp. genome containing:
- the pth gene encoding aminoacyl-tRNA hydrolase yields the protein MILFVGLGNPESRYEDTRHNIGFKVVDALVEKLGARDISKNTFYGNLYRTTSTLFLKPITYMNLSGKSVLPVKQFFKLDLENIIVVHDDIDLPFGAVRFKRGGGNGGHNGLKSIDATIGKEYFRVRIGVGRPEYKSQIAEYVLHDFNQKEAQYLSLLIGHVAKACQMISQHKFNEVKLCYTLKSIEALSL